The proteins below come from a single Acidobacteriota bacterium genomic window:
- a CDS encoding DUF2490 domain-containing protein has protein sequence MKAKRCAVALVGLFICIQSVRAQNPPHADDQEWNEVQITKPLTKTRDLLLTGQLRLGREFTHAVEEQLAGAVAFKPNAYLTLTPGYAYVSQQPYAGRVVNQHRLVFSATGKFTWHAFTFANRHQFEQRFVIANRDASVYRQRLTIDHPAHLGAFKFKPFIWDEIRYSSQKLATGGRLGWYRNRLALGLSKPFTKQLTMDFFYLRQDDGVSRPGNIHAAGVSLRIFLPAHKAAPKTTF, from the coding sequence ATGAAAGCCAAGCGATGCGCGGTGGCCTTGGTTGGCCTGTTCATCTGCATTCAATCCGTGCGCGCCCAAAATCCGCCGCACGCTGACGACCAGGAGTGGAATGAAGTGCAAATCACCAAACCACTCACCAAAACCCGCGACCTTTTGCTGACGGGCCAACTGCGCCTGGGCCGCGAGTTCACACATGCCGTTGAAGAACAACTCGCGGGCGCGGTCGCCTTCAAACCGAATGCGTATCTGACACTGACGCCAGGCTATGCCTACGTCAGCCAACAGCCTTACGCCGGGCGCGTCGTCAATCAGCACCGGCTGGTATTCTCGGCGACTGGCAAATTCACCTGGCACGCTTTTACCTTTGCGAATCGCCATCAATTCGAGCAACGCTTCGTCATTGCCAACCGCGATGCGTCCGTCTATCGCCAACGACTGACCATAGATCACCCTGCCCACCTCGGCGCCTTCAAATTCAAACCGTTCATTTGGGACGAGATCAGATATTCCTCGCAAAAACTTGCTACCGGCGGGCGGCTGGGCTGGTATCGCAACCGCCTCGCGCTCGGCCTTAGCAAACCGTTCACCAAACAACTGACGATGGACTTCTTTTACTTGCGGCAAGATGACGGCGTTTCGCGCCCTGGCAACATCCACGCCGCTGGCGTGAGCCTGCGCATCTTCTTGCCAGCCCACAAGGCTGCGCCGAAAACCACCTTCTAA
- a CDS encoding PH domain-containing protein codes for MDTPTTSELRAAFNPLIRPYLVVTIGLTMASTIIGLPLALLWFLGVGQWWARHYFAKLECCLGDKTLRYRKGILVQIEKTIPLENIQDVTFIEGPLLRYFHLSTLKFEPAGHTAGQANNMQLTGIINAHEYRNSILAAREALKQRAQPALPAAATGTGPSEAQAAQQLATLQNIEQRLNEVVELLKGRQ; via the coding sequence ATGGACACCCCAACCACATCCGAGTTACGCGCTGCCTTCAACCCGCTCATTCGCCCTTACCTCGTCGTGACGATTGGCCTAACGATGGCCAGCACGATCATCGGATTGCCGCTGGCGCTGCTCTGGTTCCTTGGCGTAGGCCAATGGTGGGCGCGGCATTACTTCGCCAAGCTGGAATGTTGCCTGGGCGATAAAACGCTGCGCTATCGCAAAGGCATTCTGGTGCAGATCGAAAAGACCATTCCGCTCGAAAACATCCAGGACGTGACCTTTATCGAAGGCCCGCTGCTGCGCTACTTCCATCTCAGCACGCTCAAGTTCGAGCCCGCCGGGCATACCGCCGGGCAGGCGAACAACATGCAACTCACCGGCATCATCAACGCCCATGAATATCGCAATAGCATTCTCGCGGCGCGTGAGGCGCTGAAACAACGCGCCCAACCCGCGTTACCGGCGGCAGCGACCGGCACGGGTCCAAGCGAAGCCCAAGCCGCCCAGCAACTCGCCACGCTACAAAACATCGAGCAGCGCTTGAATGAAGTCGTTGAATTGTTGAAGGGACGCCAATGA
- the obgE gene encoding GTPase ObgE, translating into MFIDRAKIYVKGGDGGNGVTAFRREKFVPHGGPSGGDGGNGGSVYFEASEGVNTLLHFRYNPEHKAERGRHGEGSNRHGQDGKDIVVQVPVGTLVMDAATGALIHDFTHAGERVRMAKGGRGGRGNAQFATPTNRAPRYHQEGRLGQERTLQLELKLIADVGLVGLPNAGKSTLISRISAARPKIADYPFTTLEPHLGVVDLGDYKTLVVADIPGLIEGAHTGAGLGDRFLRHVERTKLLLHLVDVSGLASDPVKDYQTVTHELEAYSPAVAAKSKIVVATKLDALGEAEKLAEFKAFCQRAGLEFYQISAASGAGIKDLLYALERKLLSLQPADAPDAPDMVDAPDMVDAPDMVDAPIALAATGKAAS; encoded by the coding sequence ATGTTCATAGACCGCGCGAAAATCTACGTCAAAGGCGGCGACGGCGGGAACGGCGTGACGGCGTTCCGGCGTGAGAAATTCGTGCCGCACGGCGGGCCTTCGGGTGGCGATGGCGGCAATGGCGGCTCGGTCTATTTTGAGGCTTCGGAAGGCGTCAATACGCTGCTGCATTTCCGCTACAACCCTGAGCACAAAGCTGAGCGCGGGCGTCACGGCGAAGGCAGCAACCGCCATGGCCAGGATGGCAAAGACATCGTGGTGCAGGTGCCCGTTGGCACATTGGTAATGGATGCCGCAACCGGCGCACTCATCCACGATTTCACTCACGCGGGTGAACGCGTGCGGATGGCCAAAGGCGGACGCGGCGGACGTGGCAACGCGCAATTCGCCACACCCACCAATCGCGCGCCGCGCTACCATCAGGAAGGCCGACTCGGCCAGGAACGCACGCTGCAATTGGAATTGAAACTGATCGCGGATGTCGGACTGGTGGGGTTGCCGAACGCCGGCAAGTCTACGTTAATTTCGCGCATCTCAGCGGCCCGGCCCAAGATTGCCGACTATCCCTTCACCACGCTTGAACCTCACTTGGGCGTCGTTGATTTAGGCGATTACAAAACCTTGGTCGTCGCGGATATTCCCGGTTTAATCGAAGGCGCGCACACAGGCGCAGGTTTAGGCGACCGTTTTTTGCGGCATGTCGAGCGCACGAAATTATTGCTCCATCTCGTGGACGTTTCCGGGTTGGCGAGCGATCCGGTCAAGGATTACCAGACCGTCACGCACGAGTTGGAAGCCTACAGCCCGGCAGTCGCGGCGAAATCGAAGATTGTGGTGGCAACCAAGCTCGACGCGCTTGGCGAGGCCGAAAAGCTCGCTGAATTCAAAGCCTTCTGTCAGCGTGCAGGGCTGGAGTTTTATCAGATTTCGGCAGCCTCTGGCGCGGGGATAAAAGATTTGCTCTATGCGCTCGAACGCAAGTTGCTAAGCTTGCAACCAGCGGATGCGCCGGATGCGCCGGATATGGTGGATGCGCCGGATATGGTGGATGCGCCGGATATGGTGGATGCGCCTATCGCTTTAGCCGCCACAGGAAAAGCAGCTTCGTAA
- a CDS encoding TraR/DksA family transcriptional regulator gives MDKKKLNYFKERLLEERAKLLGVVGRNEDHGREADTEATQDPADKASNSYTKELLFSQSTNDRQMLTLIEEALERIEDGEFGTCVISGEEIPMKRLEAIPWAKYTIAVQEQIEKGLIDEEE, from the coding sequence ATGGACAAAAAGAAACTGAATTATTTCAAAGAACGCCTGTTGGAAGAACGGGCCAAATTGCTGGGCGTCGTCGGACGCAACGAAGATCACGGCCGCGAGGCCGACACCGAGGCTACGCAAGACCCGGCGGATAAAGCCTCGAACTCATACACCAAAGAATTGCTCTTCAGCCAATCCACCAACGACCGCCAGATGCTGACGCTGATCGAAGAGGCGCTCGAACGCATCGAAGACGGCGAATTCGGCACCTGCGTCATCAGCGGCGAAGAAATACCGATGAAACGCCTGGAAGCGATCCCCTGGGCTAAATACACCATCGCCGTGCAAGAGCAGATCGAAAAAGGCCTGATTGACGAAGAAGAGTAA
- the rpmA gene encoding 50S ribosomal protein L27: protein MAHKKGVGSSRNGRDSNAQRLGVKRFGGQLVSGGSILVRQRGTKFKPGTNVGVGSDDTLYACVTGIVKFEDKGRKGRFISVYPAAE, encoded by the coding sequence ATGGCACATAAGAAAGGTGTAGGCAGTTCCCGTAACGGGCGCGATTCCAATGCACAGCGGCTGGGCGTCAAACGCTTTGGCGGCCAGTTGGTTTCGGGCGGTTCGATTCTGGTGCGCCAGCGCGGCACCAAATTCAAACCCGGCACCAACGTCGGCGTCGGTAGCGACGACACGCTTTACGCCTGCGTCACCGGCATCGTCAAGTTCGAAGACAAGGGACGCAAAGGACGCTTTATCAGCGTCTACCCAGCAGCAGAGTAG
- a CDS encoding Crp/Fnr family transcriptional regulator → MIAHAAALKRIEEPLRQPHWLPPFPALANVPHVEKTFWRGMPVYKLEDAATHIYLVQKGRVKILRTSPAGQQKITSIRYPGEVFGELALSGATAETRRSDEAVALDTTRVALIRVSDFWNAIKHEPQAMQSAFQHVAARLAEAQRQIEALVFENNHRRLAQALLELSDAAWRTDESSIRLTHEELAELIGSTREVVTGMMIEFRQRGLIDYKRGEVRPNVARLEQFLAEEYLAE, encoded by the coding sequence ATGATCGCCCATGCAGCAGCACTAAAACGGATCGAAGAACCTTTGCGGCAACCCCACTGGCTACCGCCATTTCCCGCACTGGCCAATGTGCCGCACGTCGAAAAAACGTTCTGGCGCGGGATGCCGGTTTACAAACTCGAAGATGCTGCGACGCACATTTACCTGGTGCAGAAAGGCCGCGTCAAGATTTTGCGCACCTCACCCGCGGGCCAGCAGAAAATCACTTCGATCCGCTATCCCGGCGAAGTCTTTGGCGAGTTGGCCTTGTCCGGCGCAACCGCCGAAACACGCCGCAGCGATGAAGCCGTCGCGCTTGATACCACGCGCGTGGCGCTCATCCGCGTCAGCGATTTCTGGAATGCCATCAAACATGAACCGCAGGCAATGCAGAGCGCCTTTCAACACGTCGCCGCGCGGTTGGCCGAAGCCCAACGCCAGATCGAAGCCTTGGTGTTTGAGAACAATCACCGCCGCCTAGCGCAGGCCCTGTTGGAACTTTCAGACGCGGCCTGGCGCACAGACGAATCCAGCATCCGCCTCACGCACGAAGAACTGGCCGAACTGATCGGTTCGACCCGCGAAGTCGTCACGGGGATGATGATCGAATTCCGCCAGCGCGGCCTGATTGATTACAAACGCGGCGAAGTGCGCCCAAACGTGGCGCGCCTGGAGCAGTTTCTCGCTGAAGAATATCTGGCAGAGTAA
- a CDS encoding sigma-70 family RNA polymerase sigma factor: protein MQGRALSLNEGQKLAQFEGAALAYADQLFRVALRLCRERAKAEDLVQEAYLQAWRSFHRFELGTNLRAWLYKIMFNVYYSGQRKERLRLVPVEETIAETIAYDPPTPAQLTDEEVIAALERLPRDFQIPLVLADIEELSYREVAEALEIPIGTVMSRLHRGRKLLRSELTKYAHTVGYKLADAQQ from the coding sequence TTGCAAGGCAGAGCGTTGAGTCTGAACGAAGGACAAAAACTGGCCCAATTCGAAGGCGCGGCGTTGGCCTATGCCGACCAGCTTTTCCGCGTCGCACTGCGGTTGTGCCGCGAGCGGGCCAAGGCTGAAGATTTAGTGCAGGAAGCTTATTTACAAGCTTGGCGCTCGTTTCATCGGTTCGAATTGGGCACGAATCTGCGGGCCTGGCTCTATAAAATCATGTTCAACGTCTATTACAGCGGACAGCGCAAAGAGCGCTTGCGGCTGGTGCCGGTCGAAGAAACGATTGCCGAAACCATTGCGTATGATCCACCGACGCCGGCGCAATTGACCGATGAGGAAGTCATTGCCGCGCTCGAACGCTTGCCGCGCGATTTTCAGATTCCGCTGGTGCTGGCCGATATTGAAGAGTTGTCATATCGCGAAGTGGCCGAAGCACTGGAAATTCCCATTGGCACCGTGATGTCGCGCTTACATCGCGGGCGCAAGCTCTTACGCAGCGAGTTGACGAAGTATGCGCACACGGTTGGTTACAAGCTGGCTGATGCCCAGCAGTAG
- a CDS encoding zf-HC2 domain-containing protein, with amino-acid sequence MDCRNFKDVLDSYLSGELAVETNHECLRHAEQCPPCRAEMGARRNLRLTLRAAVTRTCMSDEAQARLRACLRAEAESAPLVQVAPARPPRVGQPRLWPSLWPGNWPSIRLAWLAPNFALPATVTAIFLFALGGVGLYVYKGSGRPTMLSDTVMAEAAGDHQTCALQFANAQATATTPDWMKEKYPAYAGLAEAAAAGAQGMQLKAVHVCGFQKRKFGHLIYAQNGKVISLLVTPRDAACLQNGQVPTDDGVTAGLQHALRASFQVNAYQTAKYVVLVVSDLPETENEQLAQRLAGPVSAHLRQIEKSVAQVPEFEIKDFLNEMQYYARAIRQE; translated from the coding sequence ATGGATTGCCGAAATTTCAAAGATGTCTTGGATTCGTATCTGAGCGGCGAACTGGCTGTCGAGACAAACCATGAGTGTCTGCGGCACGCTGAACAGTGCCCGCCTTGCCGCGCCGAGATGGGCGCCCGCCGCAATTTACGTCTCACGTTGCGCGCGGCGGTGACGCGCACCTGTATGAGCGACGAGGCGCAAGCGCGTTTGCGCGCATGCTTACGCGCTGAAGCCGAAAGCGCGCCGCTGGTGCAGGTTGCGCCAGCGCGCCCGCCGCGTGTCGGTCAGCCGCGTCTCTGGCCGAGTCTTTGGCCCGGCAACTGGCCCAGCATCCGCTTGGCTTGGCTTGCGCCCAACTTCGCGCTTCCGGCCACGGTCACGGCGATCTTTCTGTTCGCGCTGGGCGGGGTCGGCCTGTATGTCTACAAAGGTAGCGGGCGGCCAACGATGTTGAGCGACACGGTGATGGCCGAGGCGGCAGGCGATCATCAGACCTGCGCGCTGCAATTCGCCAATGCGCAAGCGACCGCCACGACGCCCGACTGGATGAAGGAAAAATATCCCGCTTATGCCGGATTGGCCGAGGCGGCGGCGGCAGGGGCGCAAGGGATGCAGTTGAAAGCCGTGCATGTTTGTGGCTTTCAGAAACGCAAGTTCGGCCACCTGATTTATGCGCAGAACGGGAAGGTCATTTCTTTATTAGTAACGCCGCGCGACGCAGCCTGTTTGCAGAACGGCCAAGTCCCCACCGATGACGGCGTGACTGCGGGCTTGCAACACGCCCTGCGCGCAAGCTTTCAAGTCAATGCCTACCAGACGGCGAAATATGTCGTGCTGGTCGTTTCTGATTTGCCAGAGACAGAAAATGAACAATTGGCGCAACGGCTGGCGGGGCCGGTCAGCGCGCATTTGCGCCAAATCGAAAAATCCGTGGCCCAGGTGCCCGAATTTGAGATCAAAGACTTTCTGAACGAGATGCAGTATTACGCACGAGCAATTCGGCAGGAGTAG
- a CDS encoding 23S rRNA (pseudouridine(1915)-N(3))-methyltransferase RlmH encodes MRLHFVWIGKTKDRPCAALLADYLDRIARFTPCEVSELKEPSGRHSGSDAERRVVAQEGEKILTAIGRDDYVVLLDERGRQFSSPALAEFIGARQQAGSKRVAFIIGGFAGVSDAVRQRAQLVWSLSQLTLPHELARVVVTEQLYRAYTLLAGLPYHKF; translated from the coding sequence ATGCGTTTGCATTTCGTCTGGATCGGCAAAACCAAAGACCGGCCTTGTGCCGCCTTGCTAGCCGATTACCTGGACCGCATCGCCCGCTTCACCCCTTGTGAAGTGAGCGAATTGAAAGAGCCTTCCGGCAGGCATTCTGGCAGTGATGCCGAACGTCGCGTGGTCGCACAGGAAGGCGAAAAAATACTGACCGCCATCGGACGGGATGATTATGTCGTCCTGCTCGATGAAAGAGGCCGTCAATTCTCGTCACCCGCGTTAGCTGAATTTATCGGGGCACGGCAACAGGCTGGCAGTAAGCGGGTCGCCTTCATCATCGGCGGATTCGCCGGCGTGAGCGACGCCGTCCGGCAACGCGCCCAACTCGTGTGGTCGCTCTCGCAACTCACCTTGCCGCACGAACTGGCCCGCGTCGTTGTAACGGAGCAGCTTTATCGCGCGTATACGCTGCTCGCCGGGTTGCCGTACCACAAGTTTTGA
- the mpl gene encoding UDP-N-acetylmuramate:L-alanyl-gamma-D-glutamyl-meso-diaminopimelate ligase has translation MQTKHFHLIGVCGTAMGSLAGMLKAQGHRVTGSDKAFYPPMGDELKRLGIETFDGFAAEHLQPAPDVVVVGNATSRGNAEIEYALTARLRCASMPEVIREQFIRGKHSTVVAGTHGKTTTTSIMAWVLETAGLDPSFLIGGVAENFGASFKVANSTHFVIEGDEYDTAYFDKGPKFLHYLPELVILNNVEYDHADIYADLEAVKRSFRLLINLIPSNGRLIAGWDSPVVRGLVEHPLAPQGVWCPVESFGLDDGAQWTARNIEYLPDETRFTVFCAGQEYAAFRTPLAGAFNVRNCLGVIAAAESLGLERRAVAAALTTFKSVKRRMQVRGTAGGVTVIDDFAHHPTAVRETLLAIAQKYPNRRLVAVFEPRTWASRKKVFQDDYARAFDPAGYIVIAALFEAQRIEASEQMSIGQLVEALQAQGKPALALDGADAIIAHLTPELRAGDVVAIMSNGGFGGIHQKLLDALTSR, from the coding sequence ATGCAGACCAAACACTTTCATCTGATCGGTGTCTGTGGCACGGCGATGGGTTCGCTGGCCGGGATGCTCAAAGCGCAAGGCCACCGCGTGACCGGCTCTGACAAAGCCTTCTATCCGCCGATGGGCGACGAATTGAAGCGGCTTGGGATCGAGACTTTCGACGGATTCGCCGCTGAACATTTGCAGCCCGCGCCTGATGTCGTCGTCGTTGGCAACGCCACTTCGCGCGGCAATGCCGAGATCGAATACGCGCTGACCGCCCGGCTGCGCTGCGCCTCCATGCCCGAAGTCATCCGCGAGCAGTTCATTCGCGGCAAACATTCGACCGTCGTCGCGGGCACGCACGGCAAAACGACGACAACCTCGATCATGGCTTGGGTGTTGGAGACGGCTGGTCTTGATCCTTCGTTTCTGATCGGCGGCGTGGCTGAAAATTTCGGCGCGAGTTTCAAGGTGGCGAACTCAACGCATTTTGTGATCGAAGGCGATGAGTACGACACGGCCTACTTCGACAAAGGCCCGAAGTTTTTGCACTACCTGCCCGAGTTGGTGATCCTGAACAACGTCGAATACGACCACGCCGACATTTACGCCGATCTCGAAGCGGTCAAGAGATCCTTTCGGCTGCTCATCAATTTGATCCCGTCGAACGGGCGTTTGATCGCGGGCTGGGATTCGCCGGTCGTGCGTGGACTGGTCGAACACCCCCTCGCGCCGCAAGGCGTCTGGTGCCCGGTCGAAAGTTTTGGCTTGGATGACGGCGCGCAATGGACGGCGCGCAATATCGAATACCTGCCTGACGAAACGCGCTTCACCGTCTTTTGCGCGGGCCAGGAATATGCCGCCTTTCGCACGCCGCTCGCCGGAGCCTTTAACGTGCGCAACTGCCTGGGCGTGATTGCGGCAGCGGAAAGCCTCGGTCTCGAACGCCGAGCTGTGGCCGCCGCGCTCACCACCTTCAAAAGCGTCAAGCGCCGCATGCAGGTGCGCGGCACGGCAGGCGGCGTCACCGTGATTGACGATTTCGCGCATCACCCGACCGCCGTGCGCGAGACGCTGCTGGCCATCGCGCAAAAGTATCCAAACCGTCGGCTGGTTGCTGTATTCGAACCGCGCACCTGGGCATCGCGCAAAAAGGTTTTTCAGGACGATTACGCGCGGGCCTTCGACCCGGCGGGTTACATCGTCATCGCGGCGCTCTTTGAAGCGCAACGCATCGAAGCTAGCGAGCAGATGTCCATCGGCCAACTGGTCGAAGCTTTGCAGGCGCAAGGCAAACCGGCCCTCGCGCTGGATGGCGCAGACGCGATCATCGCGCATCTGACGCCGGAGTTGCGCGCGGGTGATGTGGTGGCGATTATGTCTAACGGCGGCTTCGGCGGGATTCACCAAAAGCTGCTGGATGCACTGACCAGCCGCTAA
- a CDS encoding carboxypeptidase regulatory-like domain-containing protein, which translates to MQLPFASMLRLGFVLALLCFSPALLAQTNPATGTISGRVTLGGKPAQGVTVLALPANNSGQRASAQAKTDAVGQYRLTGLPAGSFKIYAAAREYVSTGEDGRSVMLNAGEQLEGQDLTLERGGVITGRVTDAAGRPLIEEYIKLFRLNASGVKTPYNQLYANTFKTDDRGIYRVYGLAAGRYLVAVGQDEGAGAVRYNYGKGRAYKLTYHHDMAATADEAQPKAIEVGYGSETSEVDIKLGASLRGHAITVRVIEAETRRPLPDLHVGYGSIRPQPFGDISRVNSDAVVTDSQGEKRFEGVLPGRYAAFIHNWNDGKDSEYYAEPQPFEVSEGVATRLEIVARRGLQVSGKVMVEGVTDAALLARAKRLQLYLTRQGKVALRSPYGNSGTLASDFSFRVSGIEPGSYSLSIGNSYESRGFEFVRVEHNGAVLGRVFEVNVPLSGVRVVLTYGSARILGQIQLTGAVLPANARVSVAAYPSGSPNSTRWSTDADAQGRFALEYLTADTYELRVSVYVPITQIVPNSPPPVSTVRLIASTKQTITVGNTGDTPVTLTLDLSAQGRRQ; encoded by the coding sequence ATGCAGCTTCCTTTTGCTTCAATGCTTCGACTCGGCTTTGTCTTGGCACTCCTTTGTTTCAGCCCCGCGCTGCTGGCGCAAACCAATCCAGCCACGGGAACGATCAGCGGGCGCGTCACGTTGGGCGGCAAACCGGCGCAGGGCGTGACCGTACTGGCTTTGCCGGCTAACAACAGCGGGCAACGCGCCAGCGCGCAGGCCAAGACGGATGCCGTGGGGCAGTACCGGTTGACGGGCTTGCCCGCCGGGAGCTTCAAAATATATGCGGCGGCGCGCGAATACGTGAGCACCGGCGAGGATGGACGCAGCGTGATGCTCAACGCCGGTGAGCAACTCGAAGGACAAGACCTCACGCTCGAACGCGGCGGCGTCATTACCGGGCGCGTCACCGATGCGGCAGGCCGCCCGTTGATCGAAGAATACATCAAGCTGTTCCGCCTCAACGCGAGTGGGGTGAAGACGCCCTACAATCAACTTTACGCCAACACGTTCAAGACGGATGATCGCGGCATTTACCGCGTGTATGGCTTGGCGGCTGGGCGCTATCTGGTGGCAGTGGGCCAAGACGAAGGCGCTGGGGCGGTGCGCTACAACTACGGAAAAGGCCGCGCCTACAAACTCACTTATCATCACGACATGGCCGCCACGGCTGACGAGGCGCAGCCGAAAGCGATTGAAGTCGGCTATGGCAGCGAGACCAGCGAGGTGGACATCAAGCTGGGCGCGAGTTTGCGCGGGCACGCCATCACGGTGCGCGTGATTGAAGCCGAGACGCGGCGTCCGTTGCCTGATTTACACGTTGGATATGGAAGCATCCGGCCACAGCCATTTGGTGATATTAGTCGAGTGAACAGCGATGCAGTCGTCACTGACAGCCAGGGGGAAAAGCGCTTTGAGGGCGTCCTGCCGGGCCGTTACGCTGCCTTTATTCACAACTGGAACGATGGCAAGGACAGCGAGTATTACGCCGAACCGCAGCCTTTCGAGGTGAGTGAAGGCGTAGCGACCCGCCTTGAAATTGTGGCGCGGCGCGGCTTGCAAGTGAGTGGCAAAGTCATGGTTGAAGGTGTCACCGATGCGGCTTTGCTGGCGCGCGCGAAGCGGCTGCAACTCTACCTGACTCGACAGGGGAAGGTGGCGCTCCGCTCACCTTATGGCAATTCCGGCACGCTCGCATCGGACTTCAGCTTTCGTGTTAGCGGTATCGAGCCGGGCAGCTACAGCCTATCTATCGGCAACAGCTATGAGTCGCGCGGTTTTGAGTTCGTCCGCGTCGAACACAACGGCGCAGTGTTGGGCCGGGTGTTCGAAGTCAACGTGCCGCTCAGCGGAGTGCGGGTTGTGCTGACCTATGGCAGTGCGCGCATCCTGGGTCAAATCCAGCTTACTGGCGCTGTCTTGCCCGCCAATGCGCGCGTGTCTGTCGCGGCGTATCCGAGCGGGAGTCCGAACTCTACTCGATGGAGCACCGATGCGGATGCGCAGGGCCGATTTGCGCTGGAATACCTCACGGCTGACACCTATGAATTGCGTGTTTCTGTCTATGTGCCAATTACGCAAATTGTTCCGAATAGCCCGCCGCCAGTGTCCACCGTCCGCTTGATTGCTTCCACCAAACAAACCATCACCGTCGGCAACACGGGCGATACGCCAGTCACGCTGACGCTCGATCTGTCAGCACAAGGGAGGCGGCAATGA
- the rplU gene encoding 50S ribosomal protein L21 translates to MVYAIIRTGGKQFRVSPGDVVRIPSLGEKNEGDAVEFEVLVSGNDEGVQIGAPLVEGVKATGTVVKNGRGPKIIVFKFKRRKQFKKIKGHRQGYTSVKIDAIA, encoded by the coding sequence ATGGTATACGCAATCATCCGCACGGGCGGAAAACAGTTCCGGGTCAGTCCGGGCGACGTTGTCCGGATCCCGTCACTGGGCGAGAAAAACGAAGGCGATGCAGTCGAATTTGAGGTGCTCGTATCCGGCAATGACGAGGGCGTGCAAATCGGCGCGCCCCTTGTCGAAGGCGTCAAAGCCACCGGCACGGTCGTCAAAAACGGGCGCGGCCCCAAGATCATCGTCTTTAAGTTCAAACGCCGCAAACAATTCAAAAAGATCAAAGGTCATCGGCAAGGTTATACCTCCGTCAAGATTGACGCGATCGCTTAA
- the nadD gene encoding nicotinate (nicotinamide) nucleotide adenylyltransferase: MLQRIGVYGGTFDPIHNGHLRVAAAILENFALDQLLFVPAFVPPHKRGQTISAAHHRYAMLALATALEACMLISTIELEAPARPYTIETLGHLQTQYPGAQLFFVMGLDSFRDITLWRAHERLLTEFSLIVATRPGYRAHEYATENIAAHLALELQACIVDLRGGLQPTSVQLAAPHTFITDYVAVDVSATAIRQAAQARQSLENLVPPSVADYIAKYQLYQLAV; the protein is encoded by the coding sequence GTGTTGCAACGAATCGGCGTTTACGGCGGGACATTCGACCCGATTCACAACGGCCATCTGCGGGTGGCCGCCGCGATCCTTGAGAATTTTGCGCTGGATCAACTGCTCTTCGTACCGGCTTTCGTACCGCCACACAAACGCGGCCAAACGATCAGCGCGGCGCATCACCGTTATGCGATGCTGGCGCTGGCCACGGCGCTCGAAGCGTGCATGTTGATTTCGACGATTGAACTGGAAGCGCCCGCGCGCCCCTATACCATCGAAACGCTAGGGCATTTGCAAACGCAATATCCCGGCGCGCAATTGTTCTTTGTGATGGGTCTGGATTCGTTTCGTGACATTACGCTGTGGCGTGCGCACGAACGCTTGCTGACTGAATTCAGCCTGATCGTTGCCACGCGCCCCGGTTATCGTGCGCACGAATACGCGACGGAAAATATCGCCGCGCATCTGGCTCTGGAATTGCAGGCCTGCATCGTTGATTTACGCGGCGGGTTGCAACCAACGAGCGTGCAATTGGCCGCACCGCACACGTTCATTACCGATTACGTGGCGGTGGATGTTTCGGCCACCGCCATTCGCCAGGCAGCGCAAGCGCGCCAGAGCTTGGAAAACCTGGTGCCGCCGAGCGTGGCGGATTACATCGCCAAATATCAGTTGTATCAATTGGCAGTATGA
- the rsfS gene encoding ribosome silencing factor, with the protein MPPVPPVVALTEKTAEDQLIFEQVKTAVAAAEDKKALDIAVLGLAALTEFTDYFVICTGANQRQTQAIADEISLRLKKTYKLRSQHTEGYNVGEWILLDFGAFVVHVFVEESRHFYDLERLWRDAERVTV; encoded by the coding sequence ATGCCGCCCGTGCCCCCGGTGGTCGCACTGACAGAGAAAACGGCTGAAGACCAACTCATCTTCGAGCAGGTCAAAACCGCCGTGGCCGCCGCCGAAGACAAAAAGGCGCTGGACATCGCCGTGCTGGGCCTGGCCGCGCTGACCGAATTCACCGACTACTTTGTGATCTGCACGGGCGCCAATCAGCGCCAGACCCAGGCGATTGCCGACGAGATCAGCTTGCGGCTCAAAAAAACCTACAAGCTGCGCTCGCAACATACCGAAGGCTATAACGTCGGCGAATGGATTCTGCTCGATTTTGGCGCTTTCGTCGTGCACGTCTTCGTCGAAGAGTCGCGGCATTTTTATGATCTGGAACGGCTCTGGCGCGATGCCGAGCGCGTGACTGTTTGA